Proteins from a genomic interval of uncultured Methanocorpusculum sp.:
- a CDS encoding chloride channel protein, whose protein sequence is MGYEAIFGATTLTWSVAQVPFFIALGPICAVIGIMYIRTFYGTKNIFDKFFKKYSLPGFLKPVLGAFIIAVFVIVFAYISPNTLLVALGSLGSGYGFVQLALYNMLPLTVLILLPFAKTLTTSLTIGSGGSGGVFAPGLSIGGFTGGAFGMLLHILFPQLIPITTVPVFVIIGMIALFGSIAHAPIAVMIMVLEMTGDFGILIPSMAALVLACLIMGKNTIFREQRERREDILLPHN, encoded by the coding sequence ATGGGGTATGAGGCTATATTCGGCGCTACGACCCTGACATGGTCCGTTGCTCAGGTCCCCTTCTTCATAGCTCTTGGACCCATCTGCGCTGTGATCGGGATCATGTACATCAGAACATTCTACGGAACGAAAAATATCTTTGACAAATTCTTTAAAAAATACAGTCTGCCGGGTTTTCTCAAACCAGTCTTAGGCGCTTTCATCATTGCAGTATTCGTAATCGTCTTTGCCTATATCTCTCCGAATACACTTCTGGTAGCCCTTGGCAGTCTTGGATCTGGTTACGGATTTGTGCAGCTTGCTCTTTACAACATGCTTCCCCTTACCGTTTTGATCCTTCTTCCATTTGCCAAAACTCTGACGACATCTCTTACAATTGGTTCCGGCGGGAGCGGAGGAGTATTTGCGCCCGGTCTCTCGATAGGAGGATTTACCGGCGGAGCATTCGGGATGCTGCTGCATATACTTTTCCCGCAGCTGATTCCAATCACCACGGTTCCGGTATTCGTTATCATAGGCATGATCGCTCTCTTCGGCAGCATTGCTCATGCGCCGATCGCGGTCATGATCATGGTGCTCGAGATGACCGGTGACTTTGGAATCCTCATCCCTTCCATGGCCGCACTTGTTCTGGCTTGTCTTATCATGGGTAAGAACACCATCTTCAGGGAACAGAGGGAGAGACGTGAGGATATTTTACTTCCTCATAATTAG